In Fusarium falciforme chromosome 9, complete sequence, the sequence ATTTTGCACTGCTCCCTATACACTTCCGGTCTTCATCCATTGATACAAATATCTTGCTCGAGTCGTCCATTTTAGCCTCATGTGAAAGTATCATGCTGTTGCTGTTTAGACACTTATATCATTTGCAGCTCTATTTACATGTTCTTTGGTACATAAGGTTATTCCTTATTCCATCGATAGAAGTTGGCATAAGGTAATTTTCTACTGAAATAAAGTATCACCACGTAGCCGGATGAACAACCTGCGCATCACAATTTAGATAAAAAGCGCATTGTAAGTAGCTAGCGCCTAGTAGGCTATGATACACAATTCGGACGTGGAAAGTACCAATATCGAGTTCGGCAAATGGTTAACAAAAAGAGAGTAAATTTCGGGCATGAAGGTTCATGAGGTTCCAGGACGATGCTGTTGCAGCAACAACTAGGCTCAATCTAACAAGGCGGACTCACGTCCTTGCGATCTCAAGTTGTTCTTGTTCTGGCCCCCGTgagcgcttcttctccaacacGGTAGTGCTCTGCTCAGACTTTCTTGCCGTTATCGACAAGTGTGGCGACCGTTACTTGAACAGGAATGCTTGCTTTTTCAGTAGGTTCCCCGATGGCGTCTGCAGCGTTGACGTCGTGAATGGTAGCAGCACCTTTCCCAACATGGCTGACACCACCAAAGAGGCTATCCATTTCCTCGAGAGGGACTCGCTTCGTCTCGGGAAGGGTAAAGAAGACAAGAATTGCTAGGCAAATGTTGACGCtcataaagaagaagaacgtCTTGCTGGAAATGCCGTTAGTGTAGTTCGCTCGGAAGACAAAGACCACTTACAGGCCCTCATTCTGGTAGAAGGTAGGAAAGAATTGCTGGAAGATTGCATTGGCAACGTTAGGCATTTGCACACTCATGCCAACAGCTGGACCCCTGATCTTGAGTGGAAAGATCTCGGTAGTATATATCCAGGTTGTCGCACCCCAGGTTGGCTTGTAAAAGAAGCCAAACAGAAAGACTAGGAATGTAATCGCAATACCAACCGGCCGGCTCTTATCTTCAGTGCCAGGTGTTGTAAGACCAACGATAGGGATGATCATCGTGCAGAGGGCCATGCCGCACGCGCCCACAAGGAAAAGGAATAGGCGGCCGTATCGATCAACGGTCCAGACAGCATTAAGCGTGAAAAAAATACCCAATGTGGCATtgagggcgttgatgaggttAATTGTTTTGACGCGTTTAAATACCTTGGCATATATAGTTGATGAATAGCTGTTGAGAGTTCCTTGGCCACTGAGCTGCTGGCCAACATTGAGAAAGAAGGCAATATATAGTCGCTTGCGGATGCTGGCATCTTTGAAAAGAGCAGAATATGCTCTCCATCCCTTAGACTGTACCTCTTTCTCAGATTCGATAGCTTGTCGGATAGCCAGAAGTTCTTCTTCGACCTTCTCGGGACTAGATCGAATCCGGGATAAGGCTTGTCGAGAGGTCATCAACATTATTGCGGCCGACGAGCCATCTTGGGGACTCTGGAATAAATGGAAGCTGTACGGTGACGATGACCGGCATCAGCAGCTGGAAAATCACAACTATTTTCCAGTCCCATTCCCCTGTAAGGTCTTGAGCGCCATAGTTGATCCAATACGCCAGGAAGGACCCAACAGAAAAGAACAGCTGCCAGAAGCTCATAACCTTGCCGCGGACATGGGACTCGGTGATCTCTCCAATGTAGATTGGACCCGCCGCTGCGAGcatattagatataacttgAATTACTGGCGTTATACGTACTGGTGGCGATAGCTTGGCCGGCCCCGATCAAAACTCTGCCAAAGATAAATACGCCTATCTTATGACGCGGACTGAACGTCTGAATGAAGGTCGCGACCGCGACTAAGATGCAGCCAGTCACCATTCCCCAACGCCGGCCTAAATAGTCCGCCTACGTTGGGATAAGGTTAGAAGATAGGTATCACGCAAGATTTCTAGTAAACTCACGAGAGGACCAGATAGAAACCATCCAGTTACTATGCCTGCCACCGTCTAGGTTGTGTTGATGAGACCAATCATATTCGGATTAGGATGGCCGAAGTGGGCCTTCCAGTTGGAAGAAGATTGAATAGAGTTGAAAACAGAGGCATCATATCCCATGAGGACCATGCATCCGGCTGCAACAAGGGCAGCGTACCTTGATTCAGGTCAGTATTCAGGCGATATTGGGTCCTTACAGTCCCTGTCGTTCGACGAACTCACCAGTTGTAAACCAGCTGAATGTTTGTCATGCTGGGCAGAGCTATCAACACCCAAAGTTTGCGAAATGCTGCACGTAGAGCTGAGTGAGAAGGATATAAGCTTAGAGAATACGTCAAAATAGATTTTACGATAGACAAGAACTGAGTTAATTGATATAGCTTCTCTATACTGCGTCATGCATCATTCGTTGACACTATCACGACAATTCTGCTGAGGCTCTGGAACGGGCTCTGGAACCATGCTTGAGGCCTCCGTGATCGGACTTTGCATCTGGAATGATTGAATCATGCTCATTGGAGGAAGAAATTTCAACACTTTCCCTTACTGCCCAAGTTATTTTGGCTAAATTCGTGATTGTCGTCGCAATACAGCCAACGTGCATGCTAGCAATCCCGGTGCAGATGATCTCATGGCACGAAGCCAAGTTGCCTGATGAGCACCGGGGAGCCGAAATGTCAGGCGTTGACAGCCCCTTGTTGAATACTTCAGATGGCCGGGGAGCATCTCGGCCGACATGGGTAGTCAAACTCTAATTGTGGCGTCATGTTGCAAGCCGATTTTCCGATGAAGGCTTCCCCAACTTCAAACCCCGGACTGGTTAAAACGGTTCTAGAACCAACCAGTCCTGGCGCTGATCATAATCACGGTATTCAGGCTAAATCTAGCAGGTTGTCCGATGATGTGAAGATGGGTCCACATGACGGTTGAAGGCTTCTCCAACTTCAAACACCGGACTGGTAATGTAAAAACACTTCTACATACCACCAACCAGTAGTCCTTGTGCTAATAGTAATCATAGTGCATACAGGCTAAATTCAGCCGAGAACCGTCCTTCAAGCCTTGCTTCAGAGGCTGGCAACTGCATAGCGGGCCCATCTTCACGTCATGCCGCAAGCTTGAGTCTGTAGATTTTGACTTCTCAATCTAATCGACTCACTAGGTATTAGCTCCTGCGCTACATCTCTTTAGCATAATACCAAAAACCCAAATTAGACTGCTAGGCAATTTTCTCAAGCGCCCGCTACCCGTACAGGGTTGCGATTGTCGAAGTCGCCGAGCGTTCCGGAACTCGAGATTATGTCACTGTACGGGATCGTAATGTCACTTGGGGTCACTTCAACGAGAATGTTCTAATGACGGATGAATTGAAATGAGTTCAAGGAAGTCTGATCCGATATCAAAGAACGAAAGGGAACATAAAAGGTGACAGCACTTTCTCCTTAGACAGCCTCTTCATGGCCATATAGCGTGGCAATCACCGTCTCAAACATTGAAAAACCAATGTCTTCATCTATACTGCCCACGATGCATccctttactttattttgTTGGATTCTGGCTTCGGTTGTTGCAGCGCACAAGCCCAGATTGCCCCCATTTCCAAAACTGGTGGCATATCCCAAAGCGCCCTGCAACTTCCGCGTCCCTCACGGCCCAAATCGCCACAAGATTTGCACCGTCAAGTCCGGGCTTGAAGATGCTGGGCCTGAGATCCTGACAGCCGCCAAAAAGTGCAACAGGGGTGGCACTGTCTACTTTCCTGAAGGCGTGTACACCATCGCCACTGCGCTTGACCTCACCTTCTTGGACCACATCGACTTTGCCATCTTTGGCACCATATACTTTAAAGACGACGTTACATATTGGCCGGGCAAGACCTTCCAATACCCCTACCAAACTGTCAACCTCTTTTGGCGATTCGGTGGTTCAAACGTCAACATCTACGGTGGCGGCCAGGGTACCATTGATGGCCACGGCCAGACTTACTGGAATGCCATGGTCACCGATAAGAATGTCTTACGGCCGACTCTATTTGGCACAGACGGGCTTCACCAATCCACTATCACCGGGCTCACGATGAGGAATGGTCCAGGCTGGTTTAACTTTATTTCTAATTCCTCCAACATCCTAATTAGCGACATTTTCTTGGATACCGTGCAGACGAACGCGTCTGCCCCGGCTAAAAATACCGATGGATGGGATACTTACCGTAGCAGCAACATCGTTATCCAAAACTCTAAGGTTATCAATACGGATGGTCAGTTGGCATTATCTCCTCTACTGGGTCTAACAGCTAACATATCAGACTGCGTATCCTTCAAACCGAACTCTAGCTCGGTTATCATTCAGGGACTCGACTGCACTGGCTCTCATGGCATATCAGTCGGCAGTCTTGGTCAATACGCTGACCAGACTGACATTGTCGAAGATATTTACGTTTATAATATCACGATGACCGGGGCCACAGATGGTGCTCGCATTAAAGTCTGGCCCGGCATTCCTCCTAATAGCGGTGTTAATGATCAGGGTGGCGGTAGCGGCAGAGTTCGCAACGTGACATATGAGCTTTTCCACAATGTTGGTAACGATCGTGAGTCCCACTAATATTTACAATCGAGCGTCTAAGGTGCTAACTTGGAATGAGATGCCATTGCGATCACTCAGTGCTATTCTAGTAAGAATCAATCCGCGTGCGATGAGTATCCGGTAAGTGATGTTTGTCTTTTGGATACCGTGTTTGAGATCCTGGGCTCATTCCATGACCTTGTAGGCCAAATTGGAGATTGAAGATGTCACGTTCCTAGACTTTACTGGAACCACAAACAAAAGATATGCCCCACGGGTCGGCGAGCTTATCTGTAGCTCTCCCGATGTCTGCACAAATATTGTTGCCCACAATATTGATGTGAGCCCTCCTGGAGGCGTCAAGGGCTATTTCACGTGCCATAACTTGGGTGATTCGGACCTTGACATCAACTGTCAGGGTGTTTAGACTTGGCAAGGCAAACGAGGACTCCTAGGAAGAAGTTCCTACCAGACTGGTTGGCTAAGTTTAAGTGACGCAGTACAGAAAGGCGGCTTGAGTCACGATCTTTGACTTTTGTCCATTTGCCGAACCGCAATAGTATCTCCAAGAATGGCGTGCCTGTATATGCGCGCAGATAGGGATGATATTAAATAccaccatcaaggctgctATTATGCAGGACggggtgttttttttttctaaatATCCAGGTTACACCAACCCCACCACTGGACCAACATTTCCAGTCCGTCACGCAAATCCCAGACTCTATGATGAACAATATTGATGGCACtgtttcttttaatattaaacgtTTGAGGAAGGCTGCCGGATGAACAAATTCTCGGCGCAAAGAAATCATCAGCGTCTGCACTTCATGCGCAGCCGTCTCCACAGCCGCGCCGGGCGTCTAGGATGTATGACATTCCGCTTCTGAGATTGCACATTACTCAAATACAgcaaaaataagattatgtGCCTGCGGTTTCTAAATGAGCACTTGACACGACGACTCTGTGTAGCAAGAGTGAAGGGAGGAAGGATACCGAAAGAGAGAACTCCAACCCGAACCTTACGCCCCAACTCTCCCCCAGCTACGCCATCCGCTTTTGCCGTTGTAGAGCATCGGCTTTTTTTCGGCGATATAGTCTGACTGAGATTCAAGCCCATAGAACCCAGTATTCTGTCAGTTCTGAATTCACGAGCCCGTTTCAAGTTGGCACCTAAGAAACCAAGGTGTCATGGGCTTCCGAGTAAAAGAGTACTGTGCTCGCATTGccatttctatatatatggCCCCAAGTCACCCGAATAAGACTCGACAGGCTCCGAGTTCATTGTTTGATGCGACATGTCAGGGACTCGGTAATACCGCGTACCACAGAATGACTTCCTAGTAGCTCGTATCATACCACTGGTACGATTTTCCCCAAAGGTCTTGCTTATGCACAGCACCATTGGCTGGGGTGAGATACTTTCTCTTCGACGTGTCTGCTCCGTCGCCAGTGTTCTGATACTCCTGGAACGTTCTTCTACGTGTCAGTATTTCATGCTAATCAAGGGTTGCGACTTCTACTCACGGAGTGGCCCCATCTGCCATTGGGGCCCAGCCTTCAGCGTTAACAACTTTGGTCAAGGTGGAATATTGGTACATGACTCTGGCGTTGACTCTCCAAGGACGACCTAGGAAAACTTGGCCTGTCAGGTCACTCTGGCCGGTCGAAGTTATCTACGGGCATGTTAGCGTGGGGTACAAGTTGGAGCAAATAGTAGGCTGGATTACAGTGCTGTGATCAATAACATAGCGAGCTGTGTCATTGTCGAAGGTCCTCGACGATGCCGTGATGTATCCACGGCCGCTGGACGCAATGGTACCTGGTGGAATGTCAGATGATTGCTGATGGATAGACAAGCTCCCACATACATTCACCAAACCAGGCGCTGCCATCGCCGAAGATATAGTCTACTGCCCCTGCATACTGTCAGTCGGTGCTAAACTAGACCGGCGTGTCGTTACTTACCCTCGATATAGCAGTTGGAATAGTACTGCCAGCCGTTCTTGGCGTAGAGCGTATCTTGCCATGACTTGAACGAGCAACCGTAAAAACCAGTCATGTTTCCGTTGGCTGTGACCGCAACGGCCTGCGGAAAGGTTAGAGGCAGCTATGATTGATTTCTCGAGAAATCTTACCTGTCCAGCTGTGTACCCGTTGATgaagttaatattataagtgcTGACGTTTGGTGATCTGATATTGACGGTGGAGCTTGCGTCCAGTGATCCGGCGTCGAAAGATCCAAGTGTATTGTTGATTGTGACAGCGTTGTTTTTGTAGTCTTTGGTGCTGTGCACTCAGGTTAGGCTATAGTACCTCGGGAAAATTGGCCACAGGTATAACTTACTTAACAGTGGATCCATAGAGAGTAAGAGGAGCTCTGATCCTGATATCCACACGCTCATTGTAGGTGCCAGGGTAGAGGAAAATGCAGGTGGGTTCGGTGGAGGATCCGATTGAGTTGACAGCTGCCTGGAGGCTGGTGAATTCTCCTGACTGTGCATTACTAGCCCTTACAATAAGACAGCCGTTGGGAGGGCTCGTCCGCGAAGTGACTTGTCTTGGAGAAATACTCAGTCCCTGAGAAAAGTTGATCCACTGGACAAGAAACAACATCCAAGCGCATATCGCCCGAGAGAGCGATCGTCCGTGGGGCGACATAGTGAGAACTGAGAGAAGATTGTTTTGGAATGAAGTGAGATTTGGCAGAAGATAGGAACTATGTGTGGGCAGCCTGACAAGATCCGGATCAGGGCTCTCGGCGAACTTTTTAGATGTCTTCGCAATGCCACAACAGGGGCAGAACTTCGCATCTACGCTTCTCTAATTCGTGGAAAATCGCGTAAATTAAGTTCAAGTGGCAAAACACGCCGGCTATTAATGAGATGAAAGGCGGAGTAGAAATTGATTTTATCAGCGACTTTTACTGCTCGGAGGTCTTGAAAATGAAATTCGACTTTGCAAGAAGTACTCTCATGTATCGAATTGTATCTCCAACGATACGCGGTCGAGACGCGAACTGTCCTCCGCAATGCCCCTTACCCACACCTCCATAATTAAACCCCTGTTATCTGGGGTAAGAGCTTTAGCCTAAAAGCTCGCGTGACGCCCCATGTTGACTCTGGGTTTTAGCATGGCTCATGGGTTCTCGTGGGCCGATGAGGCCTCGGATGCCCCGGATCCACGGCAGTTCTCAGTTGGGTAATTTAGCCGGTCCATGAACAAACAGCAGGTGATGGCTTCTGATATGAAACATATAAGTTGAGAAGCTAATGGGTGGTGACCCAATGACCTACCCAGACATACTAGCACAGTTTGCATCCTGATAGTGAATACAATGGCTTTTCGTTTCCTACATCTCTTTTGCCCTCTTGTGGCCTTCCTCTCTCCGGAGGCCATGGCAAGCCCTACGTTGGTGGACCGGGCTGTTCCAGACCGGGTCCAAAAACGAGCTGCAACTTGCACGCCAAGCTCCGGAGGAACAGCTTCTCTCGACGACACTCCGGCAATTGCAGCGGCTTTCAAAAACTGCGGCAATGGAGGCGTCATCGTCTTTCCTCAAGATGTCACCTACATGATACGAAGCCAACTCGACTTCAGCGGCTGTGCTGGCTGCGAGGTTCGACTCGATGGCCGGCTGAAGGCCTCTGATGATCTCACCTACTGGAACAACACTCGGTACATGGTGCGAGTCAAAGGTATCAACGGAGCCAAGATACACAGTCCTCTTGGCACCGGCCTGGTCGACGGCAATGGCCAAGCTGCGTGGGACCGGTTCGGAGCAAGTAAGGACCTGCGGCGGCCTACCCTCCTCACAGTCGAAAGTTCAACCGATATCGAGATTTCTGATATATCGCTCAAGAACGCACAAAATGTGTTCATCAGCGTCGGGTCGAAGAGTGCGCGTATCGGCTTCTCCAACATGAATATCACTGCCATCAGCAAATCCACGTATCCGCCCAAGAATACGGACGGGTTTGACATTGGAGAATCAGAAAATGTCTCACTTTCCAACATATACATCCAAAACGATGATGATTGCGTTGCATTCAAGGCCGGCTGCAACTATGCCACCGTCATTGATATCACCTGCCAAGGCTCACACGGTCTCTCCGTGGGTTCTTTGGGCAAATATCCAGGCTCGGTGGACTCTGTCACGAACGTTTATGTTAAGAACGCCATTATGCGTGACTCAACTAAGGCTGCTGGTATCAAGATCTACCCTGGCGGTAGCGACCACGGCACGGCGGTTGTCCGTAACGTCACATGGGACGGTGTCCAGGTTGATAACTGCGACGCTGCGTTCGAGTTTGACACTTGCTACAACTCGGACGAGGATTATTGTCAGAAGAATCCTAGCCCGGCTCAAGTCACTGAAATTTACATCAACAATTTCTCTGGAAAGACTAGCACCCACTATGCACCCACTACCGGTCACATATTTTGCCCAACGGAAGGCGATAATTGTCAGTTTAAGGGTCAGAAGTGGACCGTCGAGTCGTCTAAAGGGCAAGGCCAGTTGCTGTGCCATAACATATCACCCGATGTACTTGGTATTAACTGTGTGGAGAGTAATCCTTAGGATTGAAGGTGTTCAAGTAGGATTCTTTTTAGCAATACAGTGAGAACCAAATATTTCGCTTTTTAGATGCTTAATGCTCATGCACCTTGGCCTCACTACCCAACTACCCTGCAGCATTCCAATTAAGGTAGTGTAGCCAGTCTTCTTTGCCCATTGGCGACGGCCCGGACTCGTAACAGCCAAATTAATGTCTTTCAAACTGCGTCAGTCATGTTTTTCAATCGCAACATTTACATGTTGAAATAAATGGCCCGCCCAAGAGGTTTCCTTTGTAGTGTTTTAGTGAGGCTAGCTACCACTTGTGAGCTAAACAGACTCCCCCAGCTTCAACTCGGGTTCCCGGTCAACTAACCAAAATACATATGATTACTTGTTGGCGTCGCTTCGCCTACCTTTCCTATTTCCGTAATACGTGTTCCTTATCTGTCTATGGCGAAGCCCTACTTCCGTCTTCCCGGGCCCCTTCTTCAACAGTGGCCTTATTGAGCGgtcaaaaaaagaaaatttgTGTGTCCAAACCCCATGAAAATTGGCCAGCACAGCCTTTGACGCCCTGACTTCGCTAAGATTATGCTACCTCGGTTAGGACGTAAAATAGCTTCGCTTCATTCAAGTTGACCTACTGAATTCCGCGGTGCTACATTCAGGCCATAAGTCATTATTAGCGACAGCACTAGCGGAGTGCGCATTCCCTCTTGCCTCAGCAGCTAATGCGACAGGCGGAGTCACAATCTATGCCTTCAATTTTATTGCATATCCTGTCATCTGCGACAAGACGGTCAAAGGAGCATGTATTCGTCTATTTCTATGTAGGAGACCCAACCCCAATACACTTAGCTACAAGGCTATGAGGTGCCATTCACGTGTCTCCCGCTCGCGGACGTCGTTGCTCTAGTCTACACCTAAGCTCTATGCACCCGCCCATGGCGAGCGAAACCTTTTGTCGATCCAGCCCACATATGGTTGGCTACCATCGGCCTTCATGAAGACGTTCTTGGGCTGATGATATGGCCACACTGCATGGCGGGTGAGGACTCGCGTGGCATTACCGTCCATCCTTCCCTCTAGGCTCCAGCCCGGCCCATATGATCCATACTCGGCCATGAAGGTGCTGTTTGGTGGCGTAGGGGTGCCCC encodes:
- a CDS encoding Pectinesterase yields the protein MSPHGRSLSRAICAWMLFLVQWINFSQGLSISPRQVTSRTSPPNGCLIVRASNAQSGEFTSLQAAVNSIGSSTEPTCIFLYPGTYNERVDIRIRAPLTLYGSTVNTKDYKNNAVTINNTLGSFDAGSLDASSTVNIRSPNVSTYNINFINGYTAGQAVAVTANGNMTGFYGCSFKSWQDTLYAKNGWQYYSNCYIEGAVDYIFGDGSAWFGECTIASSGRGYITASSRTFDNDTARYVIDHSTITSTGQSDLTGQVFLGRPWRVNARVMYQYSTLTKVVNAEGWAPMADGATPTFQEYQNTGDGADTSKRKYLTPANGAVHKQDLWGKSYQWYDTSY
- a CDS encoding Putative endo-xylogalacturonan hydrolase A, with translation MAFRFLHLFCPLVAFLSPEAMASPTLVDRAVPDRVQKRAATCTPSSGGTASLDDTPAIAAAFKNCGNGGVIVFPQDVTYMIRSQLDFSGCAGCEVRLDGRLKASDDLTYWNNTRYMVRVKGINGAKIHSPLGTGLVDGNGQAAWDRFGASKDLRRPTLLTVESSTDIEISDISLKNAQNVFISVGSKSARIGFSNMNITAISKSTYPPKNTDGFDIGESENVSLSNIYIQNDDDCVAFKAGCNYATVIDITCQGSHGLSVGSLGKYPGSVDSVTNVYVKNAIMRDSTKAAGIKIYPGGSDHGTAVVRNVTWDGVQVDNCDAAFEFDTCYNSDEDYCQKNPSPAQVTEIYINNFSGKTSTHYAPTTGHIFCPTEGDNCQFKGQKWTVESSKGQGQLLCHNISPDVLGINCVESNP
- a CDS encoding Putative Exopolygalacturonase A — encoded protein: MHPFTLFCWILASVVAAHKPRLPPFPKLVAYPKAPCNFRVPHGPNRHKICTVKSGLEDAGPEILTAAKKCNRGGTVYFPEGVYTIATALDLTFLDHIDFAIFGTIYFKDDVTYWPGKTFQYPYQTVNLFWRFGGSNVNIYGGGQGTIDGHGQTYWNAMVTDKNVLRPTLFGTDGLHQSTITGLTMRNGPGWFNFISNSSNILISDIFLDTVQTNASAPAKNTDGWDTYRSSNIVIQNSKVINTDDCVSFKPNSSSVIIQGLDCTGSHGISVGSLGQYADQTDIVEDIYVYNITMTGATDGARIKVWPGIPPNSGVNDQGGGSGRVRNVTYELFHNVGNDHAIAITQCYSSKNQSACDEYPAKLEIEDVTFLDFTGTTNKRYAPRVGELICSSPDVCTNIVAHNIDVSPPGGVKGYFTCHNLGDSDLDINCQGV
- a CDS encoding uncharacterized protein (Related to HXT3-Low-affinity hexose facilitator), giving the protein MLAAAGPIYIGEITESHVRGKVMSFWQLFFSVGSFLAYWINYGAQDLTGEWDWKIVVIFQLLMPVIVTVQLPFIPDPEKVEEELLAIRQAIESEKEVQSKGWRAYSALFKDASIRKRLYIAFFLNVGQQLSGQGTLNSYSSTIYAKVFKRVKTINLINALNATLGIFFTLNAVWTVDRYGRLFLFLVGACGMALCTMIIPIVGLTTPGTEDKSRPVGIAITFLVFLFGFFYKPTWGATTWIYTTEIFPLKIRGPAVGMSVQMPNVANAIFQQFFPTFYQNEGLKTFFFFMSVNICLAILVFFTLPETKRVPLEEMDSLFGGVSHVGKGAATIHDVNAADAIGEPTEKASIPVQVTVATLVDNGKKV
- a CDS encoding MFS domain-containing protein, giving the protein MTNIQLVYNWYAALVAAGCMVLMGYDASVFNSIQSSSNWKAHFGHPNPNMIGLINTT